One Polynucleobacter sp. SHI8 genomic window, TTCGAGCGAGAATCTTTTTTGACCAACATATTTAGTGTGCAAAAAGCGCTCAAGTCCTTCAGCAGCTGTTAAACGATTTAAGATATTGGTTTTTTTAACGGCGGTAAAATTGGGGGTAGAACGAATGGACTCTAATTTCTCTTGCCACCATTTTTTTATGTTTTGATCAGTGATGTACATGTACTCCACACCAATCGTGCCACAATACGTTTGACGTAAGTTTTGCAACAACTCACGTAATTTCATCTTGTCTTTGCCAAAGAAAGTATTGCTGGTATTAAAGACAATATCCATATCAGCATCTGTAAATCCGTAATAAGCAGGATCTAACTCAGGAATATTTGGGCGCTCTGTTCTTTTTAAGGGATCTAAATCCGCCCATCTAGTTCCTACATTACGATAGGTCGCAATTAATTGTTGGACCGCAACACGTTTGCGCCCCATGGAAGAATCTGCCGAATCTTCGACATGACGGATCGGAGCTACTCGAGCGCGTTGAGCAAATGATGCGACGATCGGTGCGTGCGCAATATCTTTGGAAGTTGAGCCATCCACTGCAGGTAAATTCTGCACACCATCAAAATATTGACGCCAGTTCTCAGGCACGGATGTGGGGTCATTTAAATAAGCTTCATAAAGCTCTTCGACGTAGGGCGCATTGCCACCAAAAAGGTACGAAGTACCTTGATAAGACTGCATCATAATGCTCACCTTTTCTTCGGGTATCCCGATATGTAAGTGGGTTAGTAAACCATCTACGACACGGCTCAACCGACTAGTAGATTGCGAAACTCTAAATTACTCGTTTTACAAACCAACTTATTGTCTTATTAATTCTCTATACATAATAAGTAGATTTATCAGTCAATTTTATGACATTTAAGATTGTCTTGTATGTTTTTGACATAAATCTTGTTGTTATTTCAGTAAAAGTTTAATTTAAGGATTTTTCCTACAAGTAATTCAGATAATTCTGATATTTAAAACGATTTAACACTTTTAAGATGGATTTTCACATTGTTAAAGGAGATAAATCAATGCTGGAAACTACTCAATCAAATGAATTAAGCTACAAAAGTACCCGTGAAACGGCAAAAATTTTGCAAGTTTCTCTCGGTACTATTATTCAAAAAATGGTCGAAACAGGCGAGCTGATTGCCTGGAAGACGAGAGGAGGTCATCGCAGGATCTTAGACTTATCGATCGAGCGGCAATTGGCTAAACGTCATGAGCTTTTACGTCACTTTTGCAGTAAAAAATACTCGGTTTTAGGGATATTCTCAAGCACTGAGGAAATTGAATCATTCGAAAATCATTGTAAAACCTTTGAATCACAAATCCTCTGCCATTCATTTTTAGATATTAGTGAGGCATTAATGGCGGGCGTAGAATTAAAACCCGAGATTATTTACATTGATCAGAAAGTAAATACGATTGACCAATATCATTTACTCCATCAGTTTAATAAAAACACGATAACCGGGCAAATACCCATATTAATTCATCAGGATATTATCCAAGCATCACCTGAGTTGAGTCAAAACCCTGCGGTATTGAGTCCATTTGCAAAATCTAAAATGTATGGATATTCAAACTCGCTAGAGGTTTTGGAAAATATCATTCAAAAAGCACTTGTTGAAAAAATGCTCTAACCTCTAATGATGAAGGTCTCTCGCTCTTTACCAACAATCCACAAGGGTGCTTTTCC contains:
- a CDS encoding helix-turn-helix domain-containing protein is translated as MLETTQSNELSYKSTRETAKILQVSLGTIIQKMVETGELIAWKTRGGHRRILDLSIERQLAKRHELLRHFCSKKYSVLGIFSSTEEIESFENHCKTFESQILCHSFLDISEALMAGVELKPEIIYIDQKVNTIDQYHLLHQFNKNTITGQIPILIHQDIIQASPELSQNPAVLSPFAKSKMYGYSNSLEVLENIIQKALVEKML